One genomic segment of Panicum virgatum strain AP13 chromosome 2N, P.virgatum_v5, whole genome shotgun sequence includes these proteins:
- the LOC120659498 gene encoding protein FAR1-RELATED SEQUENCE 9-like, whose protein sequence is MSQHRIRTRFQVISWGPAVVAGGAGSEAVQGSGPACGGAGTVLAHDGGAQSGGAVGGAAQACGWVRRPRFGSIPDERTPKPGRVSAYEQTLRNYAEKKSGVVINPAAGTSFDSRAEAYEFYNLYSWEVGFGIRWGRNRKNAAKSVTRQEIVCSCVGNPEKANSSTQRTGCKAMIKLHRSNDNGWHIGEFIAEHTHPLTGACSEKSEWPSHKHLDPYTKNLVLHLRNNNMDLSKINGIIASFFGAMENVLFNKRALKSLCARISKENSDDDVCKALELFHSFRRDDPSFMYSVEVDNESRIKTLLWTNGCSRMKYAHFGDSITFDTTYRTTLYDMPFGLFVGTNNHYQSVILGGVLMRYETEESFKWVFNEFVTLMGGKAPCTILTDQCHEMELAITEVLPDTTHRWCKLHVLRREDECLGPIYLKNPGFKDDFHKVIDAMLLTVAEFESAWQHLLEKYNLHGDAFLTQIYDSRHRWAKPYFKEKFCGKQTSMQKRETVNHMLKGYVPPDSSIYMFVQQYNQLQSDLESKESFEESRSKKKSRVLSKGVPIEEHAAKVYTRAMFEKFGEIIFESGSYVVDEMEKGKAYVARHIRSDRRETWSQVEFQVMIRAEDGTVVCECGLGEHMGMSCCHAVKVMTHLGMQEIPAGNIAKRWTRSARDIAPDHLAEYPKDMTPGMQQAYRYSALYAAAMELVDLGASSDDAFAIATAALAQAKLKILEAGKSKDGARSAEQPTHSAASAQGSDAQDMSAVTMDDTIFAAGGGRLGMKAAPGRKRKLLQHFPAEEVSQPTVAAHI, encoded by the exons ATGTCACAACACCGGATTCGAACGCGGTTCCAGGTGATCAGCTGGGGGCCGGCGGTTGTGGCGGGGGGCGCGGGTTCGGAGGCGGTGCAGGGCAGCGGtccggcctgcggcggcgcgggtacGGTGTTggcgcacgacggcggcgcTCAGAGCGGAGGAGCGGTGGGCGGCGCTGCCCAAGCATGTGGCTGGGTTCGCAG GCCTCGCTTTGGTTCGATTCCGGATGAGAGGACGCCAAAGCCAGGCCGTGTTAGTGCGTATGAGCAAACACTGAGGAATTACGCTGAGAAGAAGTCAGGTGTTGTTATCAATCCGGCAGCAGGCACATCTTTCGACTCCCGTGCTGAAGCATACGAGTTCTACAACTTGTACTCTTGGGAGGTGGGGTTTGGCATTCGCTGGGGTAGGAACAGAAAGAATGCTGCTAAAAGTGTTACAAGGCAAGAGATTGTCTGTAGCTGTGTG GGCAATCCAGAGAAGGCCAACAGTTCAACTCAGCGAACTGGCTGCAAGGCTATGATCAAGTTGCACAGGTCCAATGATAATGGTTGGCACATTGGAGAATTTATAGCTGAGCACACTCATCCTCTCACTGGGGCTTGCAGTGAGAAGTCAGAGTGGCCTTCTCACAAGCATCTCGATCCCTACACTAAAAATCTAGTGCTCCACCTTAGGAACAACAACATGGATCTCAGTAAGATCAATGGCATCATTGCTAGCTTCTTTGGGGCCATGGAGAATGTACTGTTCAATAAGAGGGCTTTGAAGTCGCTGTGTGCAAGGATATCAAAGGAGAACTCCGATGATGATGTTTGTAAGGCTCTTGAGTTGTTTCATTCTTTTAGGAGGGATGACCCAAGCTTCATGTATAGTGTTGAGGTGGACAATGAGAGCCGGATAAAGACATTGTTATGGACAAATGGGTGTAGCAGAATGAAATATGCACACTTTGGTGATTCAATAACATTCGATACGACATATAGGACTACTCTGTATGACATGCCCTTTGGCCTGTTTGTTGGTACCAATAATCATTATCAAAGTGTCATACTCGGGGGAGTGCTGATGAGATATGAGACAGAGGAAAGTTTCAAATGGGTGTTCAATGAGTTTGTTACATTAATGGGGGGTAAAGCTCCATGTACGATTCTGACAG ACCAATGCCATGAGATGGAGTTGGCAATCACGGAGGTGCTACCTGATACGACTCATAGATGGTGTAAGTTGCATGTGCTGAGAAGGGAGGATGAATGCCTTGGGCCAATTTATTTGAAGAATCCTGGATTTAAGGATGACTTTCATAAGGTCATTGACGCAATGTTATTGACAGTGGCAGAGTTTGAGTCTGCTTGGCAGCATCTCCTGGAGAAGTACAATTTGCATGGAGATGCATTCCTTACTCAGATTTATGATTCTCGACATAGATGGGCAAAACCCTACTTCAAAGAGAAATTCTGTGGCAAACAGACTAGTATGCAAAAAAGAGAGACCGTGAACCACATGCTCAAAGGTTATGTACCACCGGATAGCTCTATCTACATGTTCGTGCAGCAGTACAACCAACTCCAATCTGATCTGGAGTCAAAGGAAAGCTTTGAGGAGAGCAGGAGTAAGAAG AAATCAAGGGTCCTGAGCAAAGGAGTTCCAATTGAGGAGCATGCTGCAAAGGTATATACAAGGGCTATGTTTGAAAAGTTCGGTGAAATAATCTTCGAATCTGGTTCGTACGTGGTAGATGAGATGGAGAAAGGGAAGGCATATGTAGCACGGCACATCAGGAGTGACCGCCGGGAGACATGGTCACAGGTGGAGTTCCAGGTTATGATCCGGGCTGAAGATGGTACAGTTGTTTGTGAGTGCGGACTGGGGGAGCACATGGGGATGTCGTGCTGCCATGCTGTGAAG GTGATGACACACTTGGGAATGCAGGAGATACCTGCTGGAAACATCGCGAAACGATGGACGAGGAGTGCAAGGGATATTGCACCGGATCATCTGGCTGAGTACCCGAAGGATATGACACCAGGGATGCAGCAAGCATATAGATACTCGGCACTGTATGCTGCAGCCATGGAGCTCGTAGATCTTGGCGCCTCGAGTGATGATGCATTTGCAATCGCGACTGCAGCTCTGGCACAAGCGAAGCTGAAGATTCTGGAGGCCGGCAAATCTAAGGATGGTGCTAGGTCAGCCGAGCAGCCCACCCATTCAGCCGCCTCGGCACAGGGCTCCGATGCTCAGGACATGTCTGCTGTGACCATGGACGACACCATTTTCGCAGCAGGGGGAGGGAGGTTGGGGATGAAGGCGGCGCCTGGGCGCAAGCGCAAGCTTCTGCAGCATTTTccagcagaagaagtgtcacAGCCCACAGTCGCAGCTCACATATGA